The DNA window TTAGGATGACGGGAGGTTTGACACCGGGGCGCGCAGTCTGGCTTTTTGGGAACGATGAGCATCAACTCCCTCGCCCCCCGCCTGCTCTGGCTGGCTCTAATTTCCCCCGTGACCGCCACGGTCCTGACCGACTTCAACAGCGGCAACATCGTGACCGACTTCGAGTTCAACGACGCCGCGGGGACCACGATTGAGAACACGGTGAACACCGGCACTGAGGGCGGTTCGTGGGACACCGACGGGGATCTGGCAGGCACCTCGACGAATGGCGCCGGGCAATTCGACGCGTCCGGCAAGGCGAACACGGACTTCGGGTCGGTTTACGTCGATATCAACGGAATCAACAGTGGGCGTGTGCTGGCGCTGTTCCATGTCTCATGGTCGTTCGATGATGCGATCTACGATCCGGCACAGGACGAGGAGTTCCGGCTTTCCCTGATCACTTTCGACCCACGTTCGACCTTCGTGACGGCCGAGACGTTCTTCACCCGCACCGGTGCCGATGAGGTGACGATGTACGGGAACGCGGTCGGGACCGGTGCGTCGGATACGCCGGATGTGTTCTTTGGCGGCAGCGGCTCGCTGCTTACCATCTTCGATATCGATCTCGATGCTGCCACCGCCGAACTGTTTTACTCGTCGGACGGAGGCGCGAACTTCAGTTCGGCCGGCGTTGCGACTCTGGACCCGACCCGCGGCATCGAGTCGGTTCGTCTCGTCCTCAACGAGGACTACAGCGACGACAGCCTGCTGATCGAGCGGGCTGCGGTGTCGGTGATTCCCGAGCCGTCCGTCGCGGTGCTCGGGCTGCTGGGACTGGTTCCGTTCTTCCGTCGACGTCGCTGAGTCGCCCCAGGTCGCTCATCGTTCACCGCGGATACGGGCGAATCGTTTCTGGTGCAGGCTTGCCGGATCCGGATCGCGGACGTCGAGCAGGAACGGCGTGTCGGTCAGGATCACTCCCGGCACCCACGTCACGAAGTCGGAGGTGAATTCGACGACCACGGTGCCGTCTGCCGGAGCGGGCGCCCGCGAAATCCGGTAGGTGTAGTAGTTCGTGCCGCCGACATCGCGGATGGCGGGCACCCGGACTCCGGGAGCGGTCGGGAATCCGGGATCGAACCCGAGGAGATACTCGATGACGTCCGGCAACCCGTCGAGATCGGTGTCGAGAGTGTCCGCCAGCAGCGGGTCTCCGACTGTAACGCTGACCGTGCCGAGATTCGACTCCCGGAATCCGTCGAAGGCGGCGTAGGTGAAGGAGTCGGGACCGCTGAAGCCGGGATCCGGGAAGTAGGTCGCGAGAGTGCCGGTCAGGGCGACGGTGCCGTGGTGGGGTTGGTGGACGATTCGGAGTGTGAGCGCCTGACCGTTGGCATCGCTGGCGGTCAGCGTGGTTGCCCCCGGGGTGTCGGTCGATGTGATCAGCGTGCTGTCGGGAACCACGGGCGGGGCATTGTTGTTGAACAGTCCGCCGATCCCGCCGTCGTCCTCCTGCCGGTGGCAAATGAAACAGCTCACGGTTTCGCCGCGGAACATCTCGAAGGTCTGCGTGGTGCCGTCGTTACGCGCTGTGAGCGTCCGAGAGTCGAAGGTGCGTGACAACGGACTGCCGCGGAGGTCGCTGCCGTGGCAGGCTTGGCAACTGGCACCTTGGCCGAAGTCATGGTGGTCGCGAACCCAACTGTCGCCGGTAGGGTGCATGCCATGCGGCCCGCCGTTGACGGTGACCGGCATGGAAGAGTGGCAGCTGGTGCAGTTCGCGATGGTTCCCGCGTGCCCCTGAAGCGCGGAGTTCTGCAGATTGTCATTGCGATGGATCGAAGGGTAGACCGCGTGGGTCGAGCCGTGGCAGGCGCTGCACTGCAGTCCGCCGTGCCCCGCCGAGAAACGGTAGAGGCTGATTCCCGGCGCGGGGGTGTCGGGCGGGCTCGCGAACGTGCCGGCCGGAGGGCGGACGCCGCCGCCCGCAAGGAAGACCGAAGTGAAACGCTCGCTATTCTGGTGGCATGAACCGCAGTTCGGTTCGTCCAGCCATCCCGTCCGGCCCGGGTCACCGACGGCGCTCATGTTGCCATGGCACGACTGGCACTGCATCGAGGCCGATCCGTCCGCCGCCACCGCCGAACCCATCGCTCCGCGCAGGCAGCGGGTGTCCGAACCCGGATGGCACTGGTAGCAGGAGCTCCGGTTGGCGTTCGCATTGAGGCTCATGCCATTGTCGGGGGAAACGACTCCGGCGTGGAAGCCGTGCATGGATTCGGTCAGAGGCTTGACGCCCGGGTAACTCGGCGCGCCGAGCGCTTCGGAGGCGTGGCATGCGGCGCATAGGACCGGATGGTTATGGTCCATCACGCTGGCTTCCAGTCCCTCCGGAGGATATCCGCGATCGGCCAACGCTCCGGTGTAGGGCTCCGTACCCAGGTGGCGCTCGTCGTGGAGGCGGAGGATGTTGAGTCGGTAGTCGCGGGACGGGTGCGGGTCGTTGACCCAGCCTCCGGCCGGCATCGCCGCGGGTCCCGTGCCCGAGCCATGGCACTTGCGGCAGTCCATTTCGGTCGACACCGGAAGTACGATGTCTGTCGTGGCAAGCACGGTTCCACCGGGTGTCTTCGCGGTCAGCCGCATCATCGGATAGCTATTGCGGTGTCCCGAGTCGTCGGTCGCCGTGATCGGCACGCCGGCGCCTTCGAACCAGTTCATCACGCCGTCGAAGTCCATGAACTGCGGTGTGTTCGCAGCACCGGGCATGGTCTTCCCGGTCAGGCCGGTGTCGGATGGCAGGGCCACGCCGAAGTAGTCGGTCGTGTAGTTCCAGAAGTTCGTTTTCCCGGTCGAGGTCGTGTTGATCGAGCCGTCCGGATCACCGATGGCTTCGTAGGTGACGACGAGGCCGGACGTGTCGGTGACCAGGTGGCCGCCGGCGTCGATGAACTGGGCGTCGAAAGTATTGTAGGGCGGCAGGATGGAGAAGACCGAGTAGTCGTCGTCCATGCAGTGCATGCCGAGGTTGTTCCAGCCGATGAGGGTCTGGGCGCCAAGCCCGGAGGCGAGGCCGATGAGAAGAGCAAGAGTTTTCATGGTGATGCGTGCGGTTTGAACCGGGGGGAGCGGTGCTTCGATGGGAGGGGCCGGATCGAAAGGATCCGGGCCGGGGATCCGGGCGTTCGGGCCCGGGAATGCAAAGGGAGCGCGGATCACCGGATGCCGGTGTCACGCGCCATGCCATCGCCGCTCAATTCCGCATCACGGTGCCCTTTCTTCGCACCCGCGGATCCGGGTGCGGCGGGCTGCGATCGGCTCCGGCAGTCCATGCTGTCGGAAGCGCCTCGAACTCCTCGCGGAAGTGGAGGGAAGGGTCGTCGGTGGTTGCCGGGAGCTCCTCGGGAGCCTCACTTCCGGTCTCGTCGGCGCACGGCTTGAGGGTCAGCGGCCCGGCGCCAAAGCTGAGGTGGTGGTCCGGGTGCGCGTCGGGATCCCCATGGACAAGCAGGTGTTCGATTGCCGTGTGCCGGTGCCGGCAGGCAACGGAGTCGCCCACATGGTGGAGCGTGAGCTCGACCTGCCGATCGGCGATCACGACCAGAAGCTGGTGGTCGCTGCCCGGATTGGCGACGGACAATGCGGCTGCGCAGATAAGCGGAAGCTGGGTAGCAACCAACAACGCGATCACCAATCCCACCGTGAACTTCCGGCGCATGGCCGCCATCAGGGGCCCTTGTCGGAGATTGCCAGTGTGCATTCTATCCATGCCGAACGATTCGGTTGCAGGTTCCACAAAAGCACGGGGGAACCGCTGCCGTCAATCCTGCGGCGATACTCCTCCGTTACAAAACCAACTGGGTTTCAGCGGTTTCGGCAGAACTGTCAGGAATCGAGCAGGTCCGGTCGGTTGGCGCGGGTGCGTTCCAGCGCCTTGGCTTTTTTCCATTCTTCGATCTTCGCGTGGTGGCCGGAGAGCAGGACGTCGGGGACTTTGAGGCCACGGAAGTCGGCCGGCTTGGTGTAGGCCGGGGCTTCGAGAAGGTTCGGGTCGGAGAACGATTCGTCTTCGGGCGATCGCTCGTCGCCGAGCGCTCCGGGGAGCAGGCGGACGATGGCATCGGTCACGACCGCGGCGGCGATGGCGCCATTGGTCAGGACGTAGTCGCCGATCGAGAGTTCGAGGTCGACGAGCTCGTCGATGACGCGGTGGTCGACTCCCTCGTAGTGGCCGCAGATGATCAGGAGGTGCTCCTCTTGGGAAAGCTCGCGGGCGATCGCCTGTTTGAAGACCTTCCCTTGCGGTGTCATCAGGATGACCTTGGTTTCCGGGCGACGGAGTTCCTCGATGGCGTCGAAGAGCGGTCCGGGCAGGAGCAGCATGCCCTGGCCGCCGCCGCAGAGGTAGTCGTCAGTCCGGCGGTGCTTGTCCTTGGCCCAGTCGCGGAGCTGGTGCGCGCGGACTTCGACGATCCCCGCCTCCCGCGCCCGCGCGATGATGCTCTCGCTCAACGGCGCAAGCGCGATCTCGGGGAAAAGCGTGAGGATGTCGATTCGCATGCGGGAGAAATTACGGGGCATCGACATTCCTGTCGATGGATTGGACCGGGCATGAACCATCGACAGGAATGTCGATGCCCCGGAAGTCACTGGATTCGCCTCACGCGCTCACCTTCCCAGAGGGTGAAGCTGTCATTTTGAAGCCCCTTCGAATTCCTGCGAATGTAGCGGGCGGCATTCACGAAATGGGATGCATTGCGGATCAGCGTGTCCCTGTAGTTTGACTGCCAGATCGAACCTTTTCCGATTCGTCGGGCGGAGACTCCCTTCCATGCCTTGATAAAGTCGGCGAGCGGAGCCTTTGGAGTGAATAGCAAATGAGCATGGTTCGGCATGATCACCCACGAATGGTGAATCACCCGGTCTCCTTGGAACCTCATCAGGGTCTCGGCGAGAATCTCCCGGTTCGCTGGATCCTTCAGAAGACAGGAGCCATGGCCTGCATCGAGCCAGCGCTCGAATCGATCCGTGAACTCGAGATGGTAGCGGTCGGTTTGCTCAGGGGTCCAAGGCTCCGGATTTGTGCGGAGCCACGCTTCTCGCTTGGACATCCAATCCTCGATCTTCGATTTCGGCAGGGAATCCGCGAGACGGAAGGTGACGAATTGCATGACCTCACCCTGCTCCCAGTGCGGGATGTCACGCCCGGTCTTGCGGAGCTCCTTGTGGGGGTCGAGGAACATGCGTTTGGTCACCTTTAAGGGGCATCGACATTCCTGTCGATGGTTCATGCCCGGTCCAATCCATCGACAGGAATGTCGATGCCCCGTAAGTGGCCCATGCGTCAGCGGCTGACGAGGAAGAACACCACAGCGACGACGATCAGCACCAGCAGGACGACGAAGGCGATCTTCCAGGGCGATTTCGGGAAGTGGGCGTAGGTCTGGCCGGTCACGGCATTCATCGCGCCTTTGTAAGGCTTGCCGCGGTATTGGTAGGCGAGCAGCCAGACCGGGCAAAGGATGTGCTTGAAGGTCTTGCGCGAGTATTCGGGGTAGATCCGCAGGTTCCGGTAGGTGTCGCCGGGGACCTCGCGGGCGGACATCTCCCGCAGCTGCCCTTCCATGATGCCGAAGCCGGTGCGCGCGGCCTGCAGCAGCGGGATCTGGTAGGACTCGACGTCCCAGCCGGATACGTAACGCGTCTCGTAGGGCACGAGTTCCTTGGTCGGGAATGGCTCGAGCCGGCGCAGGATGTCGGGATCAAGGCCGCGGGATCCGGTGACCAGCACATCGTCGAACCAGGTGGAGACATGGCCGCGGGCCGGCCGCCAACGCACTTTTCGCTCACGGTAGGTCTGCGTCTTGCCGTCGGAACCCCGACGCGTACGGGTGACGTAGTAGTAGGTGCCGCTGTCCGCGGTCCACGGGCACTCGGCGGCCGAGTCGAAGGTCCAGTAAGGCAGGTAGACTCCGTGGATGCGGTCGACGAGGTTGCGCTTCTTGAGGTCGTTTGGCGCGAACCACTTGGAAGCGAGGAACGACTTCAGCGAGTGGTAGGCCTTTTCCTTCGAAATGATGGCGGGGAGCAGTGACTCCGGCCGGACCGGCGCCTCGATCTCCTCGTAGTCGAGCATCTCCGGCGAGCCGCAGAAGTCGCACGACTGACCGACGTTCGAGGCGTCGCGCGTGAGGATGGCATGGCAGTGGGTGCACTGGACCTTGCGCTCGCGGGTCTCGACGGTTGACGCCTTTTCGCCGAGATCGGCGATCATCGCGTCGAGGTCGTGCTCGGTGATATTCGGCAGCGGCGGTGGCGCGACGCGGTCGAACTCGGTCCCGCAGTAGGGGCAGACGAGTTTGCGTTTCCCGGGGTCCCACTCGCCCTTGCCGCCACACTCGGGGCAGACGTGCCGCTCGAGCGAGCGCACCTCCGCGTCCGAACCGCGGAGGTCGGGATGGTGGCGCGGGACGTCTTTTTTCGAGACGACGATAGGATCGCCCTCAGCGTCTGCAGAGAGGTCCTCGGGAATGGGAGGAGGCTCGGCCATGGACGGCTGGGCGTTCTGACGAGGGAGCGGGACGCTCCCGTCACGGACTGGAGCGGGACGCTCCAGCCATGGTCAGCTCACTGGGCGAGGAAGGCGTCGAGCGCGTCGCGCGTGATGCGGTGGGCGGAGCCGATCTTCTTGGCCTTCAGGTTGCCGGCATCGATCTCGGCCATCACGTCGGCTTCGGTCACGCCGAGCATGCGGGCGACCGACGCCGGGTCGAGGATGTCGGGATTCTGGGCCACCGGAGCGGCCGCCGCACCGGGTTGGCCGGGGAGTGCCGGAGGGGACCCGGCAATGCCGGAGTTCTTCATCATTTCCTGCGCCATCGCGAAGCCGATCGCCATCTCGCTGGCCATGCCGGCCGGGCCGCCGCCACCTTCACCGGAGGCCATACCCTGGCCCATCTGGTATTTGACGTAGTCGTTGAGGTTGCCGATGGCCGATATCGCGGAGCGCTTGTCGATGGCCTCCTCGACTTCCGGCGGAACGCTGACGTTCTCGACGATGAACGAGTCGACCTCGATGCCGTACTTGGTCGAGATCGCAGGATTGATGATCGGAAGGAGGGCGTCGCCCAGTTCGGAGTAGCGGGTGGCGACGTCGAGCACCGGCACGTGGGCCTCGGCGAGGGCCTCGGAAAAGATCGACACGATGCGCGAGCGCATGGTGTCGGCGAACTCGTTGACCCGGAAGTCGTGGTCGGAGCCGGCGACTTCCTTGAGGAAGGTCTGCACGTTCGTGACCTTGAAGTCGTAGGTGCCGAAGGCGCGTGCGCGGACGATACCGAAGTCCTGGTCGCGCAGCATGATCGGGTTGGAAGTGCCCCACTTGTTGCCGGTGAAGAGCCGGGTGTTGACGTAGTAGACGTCGGCCTTGAAGGGCGACTGAAAGCCGTATTTCCAGCCCTTCAGGCGGGTCAGGACCGGGATGTTCTCGGTATTGAGCGTGTGCTTTCCGGGGCCGAAGGTGTCGCCGAACTGGCCGAGGTAGACAAATTGCGCCGTCTGGCTCTCGCGGACGATGAGCTGGGCGCCATTCTTGATCGCCTTGTCGTCGTCGGGAAAGCGCCAGGCAATGGTGTCGCGCGAATCGTCCTGCCACTCGATGATTTCGAGCAACTCGCCTTTGATGAAGTCCATGAGTCCCATGATCGTGAAGCTTTGAGGTTCGTCGCAGGCTCGGGGATGCCCCGGGGTGACGCAATGAGAAAACCGGGGCGGAAATGGAACCGGAGCGTGCGCGGTGCCGCGCAATTCGACCTTGGTTCGCGCGCCCGGCGGGTCGATGATTTCCA is part of the Haloferula helveola genome and encodes:
- a CDS encoding Ig-like domain-containing protein — encoded protein: MKTLALLIGLASGLGAQTLIGWNNLGMHCMDDDYSVFSILPPYNTFDAQFIDAGGHLVTDTSGLVVTYEAIGDPDGSINTTSTGKTNFWNYTTDYFGVALPSDTGLTGKTMPGAANTPQFMDFDGVMNWFEGAGVPITATDDSGHRNSYPMMRLTAKTPGGTVLATTDIVLPVSTEMDCRKCHGSGTGPAAMPAGGWVNDPHPSRDYRLNILRLHDERHLGTEPYTGALADRGYPPEGLEASVMDHNHPVLCAACHASEALGAPSYPGVKPLTESMHGFHAGVVSPDNGMSLNANANRSSCYQCHPGSDTRCLRGAMGSAVAADGSASMQCQSCHGNMSAVGDPGRTGWLDEPNCGSCHQNSERFTSVFLAGGGVRPPAGTFASPPDTPAPGISLYRFSAGHGGLQCSACHGSTHAVYPSIHRNDNLQNSALQGHAGTIANCTSCHSSMPVTVNGGPHGMHPTGDSWVRDHHDFGQGASCQACHGSDLRGSPLSRTFDSRTLTARNDGTTQTFEMFRGETVSCFICHRQEDDGGIGGLFNNNAPPVVPDSTLITSTDTPGATTLTASDANGQALTLRIVHQPHHGTVALTGTLATYFPDPGFSGPDSFTYAAFDGFRESNLGTVSVTVGDPLLADTLDTDLDGLPDVIEYLLGFDPGFPTAPGVRVPAIRDVGGTNYYTYRISRAPAPADGTVVVEFTSDFVTWVPGVILTDTPFLLDVRDPDPASLHQKRFARIRGER
- the trmD gene encoding tRNA (guanosine(37)-N1)-methyltransferase TrmD; the protein is MRIDILTLFPEIALAPLSESIIARAREAGIVEVRAHQLRDWAKDKHRRTDDYLCGGGQGMLLLPGPLFDAIEELRRPETKVILMTPQGKVFKQAIARELSQEEHLLIICGHYEGVDHRVIDELVDLELSIGDYVLTNGAIAAAVVTDAIVRLLPGALGDERSPEDESFSDPNLLEAPAYTKPADFRGLKVPDVLLSGHHAKIEEWKKAKALERTRANRPDLLDS
- a CDS encoding transposase, whose product is MFLDPHKELRKTGRDIPHWEQGEVMQFVTFRLADSLPKSKIEDWMSKREAWLRTNPEPWTPEQTDRYHLEFTDRFERWLDAGHGSCLLKDPANREILAETLMRFQGDRVIHHSWVIMPNHAHLLFTPKAPLADFIKAWKGVSARRIGKGSIWQSNYRDTLIRNASHFVNAARYIRRNSKGLQNDSFTLWEGERVRRIQ
- a CDS encoding zinc ribbon domain-containing protein; this translates as MAEPPPIPEDLSADAEGDPIVVSKKDVPRHHPDLRGSDAEVRSLERHVCPECGGKGEWDPGKRKLVCPYCGTEFDRVAPPPLPNITEHDLDAMIADLGEKASTVETRERKVQCTHCHAILTRDASNVGQSCDFCGSPEMLDYEEIEAPVRPESLLPAIISKEKAYHSLKSFLASKWFAPNDLKKRNLVDRIHGVYLPYWTFDSAAECPWTADSGTYYYVTRTRRGSDGKTQTYRERKVRWRPARGHVSTWFDDVLVTGSRGLDPDILRRLEPFPTKELVPYETRYVSGWDVESYQIPLLQAARTGFGIMEGQLREMSAREVPGDTYRNLRIYPEYSRKTFKHILCPVWLLAYQYRGKPYKGAMNAVTGQTYAHFPKSPWKIAFVVLLVLIVVAVVFFLVSR
- a CDS encoding SPFH and helix-turn-helix domain-containing protein yields the protein MGLMDFIKGELLEIIEWQDDSRDTIAWRFPDDDKAIKNGAQLIVRESQTAQFVYLGQFGDTFGPGKHTLNTENIPVLTRLKGWKYGFQSPFKADVYYVNTRLFTGNKWGTSNPIMLRDQDFGIVRARAFGTYDFKVTNVQTFLKEVAGSDHDFRVNEFADTMRSRIVSIFSEALAEAHVPVLDVATRYSELGDALLPIINPAISTKYGIEVDSFIVENVSVPPEVEEAIDKRSAISAIGNLNDYVKYQMGQGMASGEGGGGPAGMASEMAIGFAMAQEMMKNSGIAGSPPALPGQPGAAAAPVAQNPDILDPASVARMLGVTEADVMAEIDAGNLKAKKIGSAHRITRDALDAFLAQ